Proteins encoded in a region of the Excalfactoria chinensis isolate bCotChi1 chromosome 16, bCotChi1.hap2, whole genome shotgun sequence genome:
- the AIFM3 gene encoding apoptosis-inducing factor 3 isoform X1: MRAPRPAAAWSIWRCRGPVISEGRWLHNVGGGSGTEVSCCSSFSVVTDCPLLVSVSGAEGRLRPGASGRLPCEAVPVPSLLCPPSLLCAQHGAALLTMGGCFSKPKPVEVKIEVVIPEKERSKEEMSPNGKASPLVYKVNGTARHYHLEEHPIASNPYHNPKDVVEASVCHVKDLENGQMREVDLGCGKALLIKEGGEFYAMGHKCPHYGAPLVKGVLSKGRVRCPWHGACFNIGTGDIEDFPGLDSLPRFQVKIEKEKVYIRASKQALQTQRRTKMMAKCISLSNYNLSSTNVLIIGAGAAGLVCAETLRQEGFSDRIVMCTMDRHLPYDRPKLSKSMDSHPEQIALRPKEFFRTYDIEVLTEMQAAAVDVKNKTAVFKDGFKMEYNKLLIATGNTPKALSCKGKEVENVFNIRTPEDANRVVKLAASKNVVIVGASFLGMEVAAYLTERAHSVSVVELEEVPFKKFFGERVGRAVMKMFETNRVKFYMQTEVSELREQEGKLKEVVLKSGKVLRADVCVVGIGAVPATGFLKQSGINIDSKGFIVVNKMMQTNIPGVFAAGDAVTFPLALRNNKKVNVPHWQMAHMHGRIAALNMLAHGTEISTVPYLWTAMFGKSIRYAGHGEGFDDVVIQGDLDELKFVAFYTKSDEVVAVASMNYDPIVSKVAEVLAAGRAIRKRDVELFVRHGKTGDMSWLTGKGS, translated from the exons GTGCCGAAGGACGCCTGAGGCCCGGTGCCAGCGGGCGGCTGCCATGCGAGGCTGTGCCCGTCCCCTCGCTGCTCTGCccaccatccctgctgtgtgcccagcacggtgctgctctgctcaccaTGGGAGGATGCTTCTCCAAGCCCAAGCCAG TTGAAGTGAAAATTGAGGTTGTGATACCTGAGAAGGAGAGGAGCAAGGAGGAGATGTCACCCAACGGGAAAGCCAGCCCATTGGTTTACAAAGTCAACGGGACCGCCCGGCATTACCATCTCGAGGAGCATCCCATTGCCAGCAATCCCTACCACAACCCAAAAGACGTAGTGGAAGCATCTGTGTGCCACGTGAAGGACCTGGAGAACGGACA GATGCGTGAGGTGGACTTGGGCTGCGGGAAGGCACTGCTGATCAAGGAAGGTGGCGAGTTCTATGCTATGGGACACAAATGCCCCCACTATGGGGCCCCGCTGGTTAAAG GGGTTTTGTCCAAAGGAAGGGTCCGTTGCCCCTGGCACGGGGCTTGCTTCAACATTGGCACTGGGGACATTGAGGACTTTCCTGGCTTGGACAGCCTGCCCAGGTTCCAG GTGAAGATCGAGAAGGAGAAGGTGTACATCCGGGCGAGCAAGCAG GCACTTCAGACACAGAGGAGGACAAAGATGATGGCAAAGTGCATCTCCTTGAGCAACTACAACCTGAGCAGTACCAACGTGCTGATCATCGGTGCAG GTGCAGCTGGGTTAGTCTGTGCAGAGACCTTGCGCCAGGAGGGTTTCTCAGACAGGATCGTCATGTGCACGATGGACAGACACTTGCCCTATGACAGACCGAAGCTCAGCAAG tCAATGGATTCCCACCCAGAGCAGATCGCCCTGCGCCCCAAGGAGTTCTTCCGCACGTACGACATCGAGGTCCTGACTGAAATGCAG GCTGCGGCTGTGGATGTCAAGAACAAGACGGCTGTGTTCAAGGATGGATTTAAGATGGAGTACAACAAACTGCTGATAGCGACTGGAAACAC ACCCAAAGCTCTCAGCTGTAAGGGCAAGGAAGTGGAAAACGTTTTCAACATCCGGACGCCGGAAGATGCAAACCGCGTGGTGAAGTTGGCAGCCAGCAAGAACGTGGTCATAGTGGGGGCTTCCTTCTTGG GGATGGAGGTGGCCGCCTACCTGACGGAGAGAGCCCACTCGGTGTCTGTGGTGGAGCTGGAGGAGGTCCCGTTCAAGAAGTTCTTTGGAGAGAGAGTTGGCCGTGCTGTCATGAAG ATGTTTGAGACCAACAGGGTGAAGTTCTACATGCAGACTGAGGTGTCAGAACTCCGGGAGCAGGAGGGCAAG CTGAAGGAGGTGGTGCTGAAGAGTGGGAAGGTCCTGCGTGCAGATGTTTGTGTTGTTGGTATAG GTGCAGTGCCAGCAACGGGGTTTCTCAAGCAGAGTGGCATCAACATTGACTCCAAAGGCTTCATCGTGGTCAACAAG ATGATGCAGACCAACATCCCTGGAGTGTTTGCAGCTGGTGATGCTGTCACGTTCCCACTGGCCTTGAGGAACAATAAGAAAGTGAATGTCCCCCACTGGCAGATGGCCCACATGCATG GCCGTATTGCAGCACTGAATATGCTGGCCCATGGCACGGAGATCAGCACAGTCCCCTATTTGTGGACTGCAATGTTTGGGAAAAGCATTCGATATGCAG GCCACGGGGAAGGATTTGATGATGTCGTCATTCAAGGGGACTTGGATGAACTGAAGTTTGTAGCATTTTATACCAA GAGCGATGAGGTGGTGGCTGTGGCCAGCATGAACTACGACCCCATTGTCTCCAAGGTGGCCGAGGtcctggctgctggcagggccATCCGAAAGCGTGATGTGGA GCTGTTTGTGCGTCATGGCAA AACTGGAGATATGTCCTGGCTCACAGGGAAAGGCTCCTAA
- the AIFM3 gene encoding apoptosis-inducing factor 3 isoform X3 — MRAPRPAAAWSIWRCRGPVISEGRWLHNVGGGSGTEVSCCSSFSVVTDCPLLVSVSGAEGRLRPGASGRLPCEAVPVPSLLCPPSLLCAQHGAALLTMGGCFSKPKPVEVKIEVVIPEKERSKEEMSPNGKASPLVYKVNGTARHYHLEEHPIASNPYHNPKDVVEASVCHVKDLENGQMREVDLGCGKALLIKEGGEFYAMGHKCPHYGAPLVKGVLSKGRVRCPWHGACFNIGTGDIEDFPGLDSLPRFQVKIEKEKVYIRASKQALQTQRRTKMMAKCISLSNYNLSSTNVLIIGAGAAGLVCAETLRQEGFSDRIVMCTMDRHLPYDRPKLSKSMDSHPEQIALRPKEFFRTYDIEVLTEMQAAAVDVKNKTAVFKDGFKMEYNKLLIATGNTPKALSCKGKEVENVFNIRTPEDANRVVKLAASKNVVIVGASFLGMEVAAYLTERAHSVSVVELEEVPFKKFFGERVGRAVMKMFETNRVKFYMQTEVSELREQEGKLKEVVLKSGKVLRADVCVVGIGAVPATGFLKQSGINIDSKGFIVVNKMMQTNIPGVFAAGDAVTFPLALRNNKKVNVPHWQMAHMHGRIAALNMLAHGTEISTVPYLWTAMFGKSIRYAGHGEGFDDVVIQGDLDELKFVAFYTKSDEVVAVASMNYDPIVSKVAEVLAAGRAIRKRDVETGDMSWLTGKGS; from the exons GTGCCGAAGGACGCCTGAGGCCCGGTGCCAGCGGGCGGCTGCCATGCGAGGCTGTGCCCGTCCCCTCGCTGCTCTGCccaccatccctgctgtgtgcccagcacggtgctgctctgctcaccaTGGGAGGATGCTTCTCCAAGCCCAAGCCAG TTGAAGTGAAAATTGAGGTTGTGATACCTGAGAAGGAGAGGAGCAAGGAGGAGATGTCACCCAACGGGAAAGCCAGCCCATTGGTTTACAAAGTCAACGGGACCGCCCGGCATTACCATCTCGAGGAGCATCCCATTGCCAGCAATCCCTACCACAACCCAAAAGACGTAGTGGAAGCATCTGTGTGCCACGTGAAGGACCTGGAGAACGGACA GATGCGTGAGGTGGACTTGGGCTGCGGGAAGGCACTGCTGATCAAGGAAGGTGGCGAGTTCTATGCTATGGGACACAAATGCCCCCACTATGGGGCCCCGCTGGTTAAAG GGGTTTTGTCCAAAGGAAGGGTCCGTTGCCCCTGGCACGGGGCTTGCTTCAACATTGGCACTGGGGACATTGAGGACTTTCCTGGCTTGGACAGCCTGCCCAGGTTCCAG GTGAAGATCGAGAAGGAGAAGGTGTACATCCGGGCGAGCAAGCAG GCACTTCAGACACAGAGGAGGACAAAGATGATGGCAAAGTGCATCTCCTTGAGCAACTACAACCTGAGCAGTACCAACGTGCTGATCATCGGTGCAG GTGCAGCTGGGTTAGTCTGTGCAGAGACCTTGCGCCAGGAGGGTTTCTCAGACAGGATCGTCATGTGCACGATGGACAGACACTTGCCCTATGACAGACCGAAGCTCAGCAAG tCAATGGATTCCCACCCAGAGCAGATCGCCCTGCGCCCCAAGGAGTTCTTCCGCACGTACGACATCGAGGTCCTGACTGAAATGCAG GCTGCGGCTGTGGATGTCAAGAACAAGACGGCTGTGTTCAAGGATGGATTTAAGATGGAGTACAACAAACTGCTGATAGCGACTGGAAACAC ACCCAAAGCTCTCAGCTGTAAGGGCAAGGAAGTGGAAAACGTTTTCAACATCCGGACGCCGGAAGATGCAAACCGCGTGGTGAAGTTGGCAGCCAGCAAGAACGTGGTCATAGTGGGGGCTTCCTTCTTGG GGATGGAGGTGGCCGCCTACCTGACGGAGAGAGCCCACTCGGTGTCTGTGGTGGAGCTGGAGGAGGTCCCGTTCAAGAAGTTCTTTGGAGAGAGAGTTGGCCGTGCTGTCATGAAG ATGTTTGAGACCAACAGGGTGAAGTTCTACATGCAGACTGAGGTGTCAGAACTCCGGGAGCAGGAGGGCAAG CTGAAGGAGGTGGTGCTGAAGAGTGGGAAGGTCCTGCGTGCAGATGTTTGTGTTGTTGGTATAG GTGCAGTGCCAGCAACGGGGTTTCTCAAGCAGAGTGGCATCAACATTGACTCCAAAGGCTTCATCGTGGTCAACAAG ATGATGCAGACCAACATCCCTGGAGTGTTTGCAGCTGGTGATGCTGTCACGTTCCCACTGGCCTTGAGGAACAATAAGAAAGTGAATGTCCCCCACTGGCAGATGGCCCACATGCATG GCCGTATTGCAGCACTGAATATGCTGGCCCATGGCACGGAGATCAGCACAGTCCCCTATTTGTGGACTGCAATGTTTGGGAAAAGCATTCGATATGCAG GCCACGGGGAAGGATTTGATGATGTCGTCATTCAAGGGGACTTGGATGAACTGAAGTTTGTAGCATTTTATACCAA GAGCGATGAGGTGGTGGCTGTGGCCAGCATGAACTACGACCCCATTGTCTCCAAGGTGGCCGAGGtcctggctgctggcagggccATCCGAAAGCGTGATGTGGA AACTGGAGATATGTCCTGGCTCACAGGGAAAGGCTCCTAA
- the AIFM3 gene encoding apoptosis-inducing factor 3 isoform X5 has protein sequence MGGCFSKPKPVEVKIEVVIPEKERSKEEMSPNGKASPLVYKVNGTARHYHLEEHPIASNPYHNPKDVVEASVCHVKDLENGQMREVDLGCGKALLIKEGGEFYAMGHKCPHYGAPLVKGVLSKGRVRCPWHGACFNIGTGDIEDFPGLDSLPRFQVKIEKEKVYIRASKQALQTQRRTKMMAKCISLSNYNLSSTNVLIIGAGAAGLVCAETLRQEGFSDRIVMCTMDRHLPYDRPKLSKSMDSHPEQIALRPKEFFRTYDIEVLTEMQAAAVDVKNKTAVFKDGFKMEYNKLLIATGNTPKALSCKGKEVENVFNIRTPEDANRVVKLAASKNVVIVGASFLGMEVAAYLTERAHSVSVVELEEVPFKKFFGERVGRAVMKMFETNRVKFYMQTEVSELREQEGKLKEVVLKSGKVLRADVCVVGIGAVPATGFLKQSGINIDSKGFIVVNKMMQTNIPGVFAAGDAVTFPLALRNNKKVNVPHWQMAHMHGRIAALNMLAHGTEISTVPYLWTAMFGKSIRYAGHGEGFDDVVIQGDLDELKFVAFYTKSDEVVAVASMNYDPIVSKVAEVLAAGRAIRKRDVETGDMSWLTGKGS, from the exons aTGGGAGGATGCTTCTCCAAGCCCAAGCCAG TTGAAGTGAAAATTGAGGTTGTGATACCTGAGAAGGAGAGGAGCAAGGAGGAGATGTCACCCAACGGGAAAGCCAGCCCATTGGTTTACAAAGTCAACGGGACCGCCCGGCATTACCATCTCGAGGAGCATCCCATTGCCAGCAATCCCTACCACAACCCAAAAGACGTAGTGGAAGCATCTGTGTGCCACGTGAAGGACCTGGAGAACGGACA GATGCGTGAGGTGGACTTGGGCTGCGGGAAGGCACTGCTGATCAAGGAAGGTGGCGAGTTCTATGCTATGGGACACAAATGCCCCCACTATGGGGCCCCGCTGGTTAAAG GGGTTTTGTCCAAAGGAAGGGTCCGTTGCCCCTGGCACGGGGCTTGCTTCAACATTGGCACTGGGGACATTGAGGACTTTCCTGGCTTGGACAGCCTGCCCAGGTTCCAG GTGAAGATCGAGAAGGAGAAGGTGTACATCCGGGCGAGCAAGCAG GCACTTCAGACACAGAGGAGGACAAAGATGATGGCAAAGTGCATCTCCTTGAGCAACTACAACCTGAGCAGTACCAACGTGCTGATCATCGGTGCAG GTGCAGCTGGGTTAGTCTGTGCAGAGACCTTGCGCCAGGAGGGTTTCTCAGACAGGATCGTCATGTGCACGATGGACAGACACTTGCCCTATGACAGACCGAAGCTCAGCAAG tCAATGGATTCCCACCCAGAGCAGATCGCCCTGCGCCCCAAGGAGTTCTTCCGCACGTACGACATCGAGGTCCTGACTGAAATGCAG GCTGCGGCTGTGGATGTCAAGAACAAGACGGCTGTGTTCAAGGATGGATTTAAGATGGAGTACAACAAACTGCTGATAGCGACTGGAAACAC ACCCAAAGCTCTCAGCTGTAAGGGCAAGGAAGTGGAAAACGTTTTCAACATCCGGACGCCGGAAGATGCAAACCGCGTGGTGAAGTTGGCAGCCAGCAAGAACGTGGTCATAGTGGGGGCTTCCTTCTTGG GGATGGAGGTGGCCGCCTACCTGACGGAGAGAGCCCACTCGGTGTCTGTGGTGGAGCTGGAGGAGGTCCCGTTCAAGAAGTTCTTTGGAGAGAGAGTTGGCCGTGCTGTCATGAAG ATGTTTGAGACCAACAGGGTGAAGTTCTACATGCAGACTGAGGTGTCAGAACTCCGGGAGCAGGAGGGCAAG CTGAAGGAGGTGGTGCTGAAGAGTGGGAAGGTCCTGCGTGCAGATGTTTGTGTTGTTGGTATAG GTGCAGTGCCAGCAACGGGGTTTCTCAAGCAGAGTGGCATCAACATTGACTCCAAAGGCTTCATCGTGGTCAACAAG ATGATGCAGACCAACATCCCTGGAGTGTTTGCAGCTGGTGATGCTGTCACGTTCCCACTGGCCTTGAGGAACAATAAGAAAGTGAATGTCCCCCACTGGCAGATGGCCCACATGCATG GCCGTATTGCAGCACTGAATATGCTGGCCCATGGCACGGAGATCAGCACAGTCCCCTATTTGTGGACTGCAATGTTTGGGAAAAGCATTCGATATGCAG GCCACGGGGAAGGATTTGATGATGTCGTCATTCAAGGGGACTTGGATGAACTGAAGTTTGTAGCATTTTATACCAA GAGCGATGAGGTGGTGGCTGTGGCCAGCATGAACTACGACCCCATTGTCTCCAAGGTGGCCGAGGtcctggctgctggcagggccATCCGAAAGCGTGATGTGGA AACTGGAGATATGTCCTGGCTCACAGGGAAAGGCTCCTAA
- the AIFM3 gene encoding apoptosis-inducing factor 3 isoform X4 — MGGCFSKPKPVEVKIEVVIPEKERSKEEMSPNGKASPLVYKVNGTARHYHLEEHPIASNPYHNPKDVVEASVCHVKDLENGQMREVDLGCGKALLIKEGGEFYAMGHKCPHYGAPLVKGVLSKGRVRCPWHGACFNIGTGDIEDFPGLDSLPRFQVKIEKEKVYIRASKQALQTQRRTKMMAKCISLSNYNLSSTNVLIIGAGAAGLVCAETLRQEGFSDRIVMCTMDRHLPYDRPKLSKSMDSHPEQIALRPKEFFRTYDIEVLTEMQAAAVDVKNKTAVFKDGFKMEYNKLLIATGNTPKALSCKGKEVENVFNIRTPEDANRVVKLAASKNVVIVGASFLGMEVAAYLTERAHSVSVVELEEVPFKKFFGERVGRAVMKMFETNRVKFYMQTEVSELREQEGKLKEVVLKSGKVLRADVCVVGIGAVPATGFLKQSGINIDSKGFIVVNKMMQTNIPGVFAAGDAVTFPLALRNNKKVNVPHWQMAHMHGRIAALNMLAHGTEISTVPYLWTAMFGKSIRYAGHGEGFDDVVIQGDLDELKFVAFYTKSDEVVAVASMNYDPIVSKVAEVLAAGRAIRKRDVELFVRHGKTGDMSWLTGKGS, encoded by the exons aTGGGAGGATGCTTCTCCAAGCCCAAGCCAG TTGAAGTGAAAATTGAGGTTGTGATACCTGAGAAGGAGAGGAGCAAGGAGGAGATGTCACCCAACGGGAAAGCCAGCCCATTGGTTTACAAAGTCAACGGGACCGCCCGGCATTACCATCTCGAGGAGCATCCCATTGCCAGCAATCCCTACCACAACCCAAAAGACGTAGTGGAAGCATCTGTGTGCCACGTGAAGGACCTGGAGAACGGACA GATGCGTGAGGTGGACTTGGGCTGCGGGAAGGCACTGCTGATCAAGGAAGGTGGCGAGTTCTATGCTATGGGACACAAATGCCCCCACTATGGGGCCCCGCTGGTTAAAG GGGTTTTGTCCAAAGGAAGGGTCCGTTGCCCCTGGCACGGGGCTTGCTTCAACATTGGCACTGGGGACATTGAGGACTTTCCTGGCTTGGACAGCCTGCCCAGGTTCCAG GTGAAGATCGAGAAGGAGAAGGTGTACATCCGGGCGAGCAAGCAG GCACTTCAGACACAGAGGAGGACAAAGATGATGGCAAAGTGCATCTCCTTGAGCAACTACAACCTGAGCAGTACCAACGTGCTGATCATCGGTGCAG GTGCAGCTGGGTTAGTCTGTGCAGAGACCTTGCGCCAGGAGGGTTTCTCAGACAGGATCGTCATGTGCACGATGGACAGACACTTGCCCTATGACAGACCGAAGCTCAGCAAG tCAATGGATTCCCACCCAGAGCAGATCGCCCTGCGCCCCAAGGAGTTCTTCCGCACGTACGACATCGAGGTCCTGACTGAAATGCAG GCTGCGGCTGTGGATGTCAAGAACAAGACGGCTGTGTTCAAGGATGGATTTAAGATGGAGTACAACAAACTGCTGATAGCGACTGGAAACAC ACCCAAAGCTCTCAGCTGTAAGGGCAAGGAAGTGGAAAACGTTTTCAACATCCGGACGCCGGAAGATGCAAACCGCGTGGTGAAGTTGGCAGCCAGCAAGAACGTGGTCATAGTGGGGGCTTCCTTCTTGG GGATGGAGGTGGCCGCCTACCTGACGGAGAGAGCCCACTCGGTGTCTGTGGTGGAGCTGGAGGAGGTCCCGTTCAAGAAGTTCTTTGGAGAGAGAGTTGGCCGTGCTGTCATGAAG ATGTTTGAGACCAACAGGGTGAAGTTCTACATGCAGACTGAGGTGTCAGAACTCCGGGAGCAGGAGGGCAAG CTGAAGGAGGTGGTGCTGAAGAGTGGGAAGGTCCTGCGTGCAGATGTTTGTGTTGTTGGTATAG GTGCAGTGCCAGCAACGGGGTTTCTCAAGCAGAGTGGCATCAACATTGACTCCAAAGGCTTCATCGTGGTCAACAAG ATGATGCAGACCAACATCCCTGGAGTGTTTGCAGCTGGTGATGCTGTCACGTTCCCACTGGCCTTGAGGAACAATAAGAAAGTGAATGTCCCCCACTGGCAGATGGCCCACATGCATG GCCGTATTGCAGCACTGAATATGCTGGCCCATGGCACGGAGATCAGCACAGTCCCCTATTTGTGGACTGCAATGTTTGGGAAAAGCATTCGATATGCAG GCCACGGGGAAGGATTTGATGATGTCGTCATTCAAGGGGACTTGGATGAACTGAAGTTTGTAGCATTTTATACCAA GAGCGATGAGGTGGTGGCTGTGGCCAGCATGAACTACGACCCCATTGTCTCCAAGGTGGCCGAGGtcctggctgctggcagggccATCCGAAAGCGTGATGTGGA GCTGTTTGTGCGTCATGGCAA AACTGGAGATATGTCCTGGCTCACAGGGAAAGGCTCCTAA